A window of Sulfurimonas gotlandica GD1 contains these coding sequences:
- a CDS encoding Card1-like endonuclease domain-containing protein, which translates to MKKVLITWYGITDLRASLSIEYGDGPILSALKAESYTDVLILGYTNKEKGNIEQNIFENDLEKAQSNFISNKQTELWNFINTYSNTDLAHTNFINWVKRELKENKKNTEVSFHSVKLTHLNDTEGIYDIAVQALDIVASWNVEKEVFFYLSPGTPVMAFVWAFAALRQPNLKKNLLVSPIANKKPEIVSLPQEWLDWHSKQIVDSDKHIEEYDILFHLFGEQRMPSLLGVLQFPSQKHVFINSEQYPAKIMKQFIGNSSFDELKINPFDPSDVKEKILTYLQNTSSHQKIGFNLTGGTKLMYAGALAACKKINATPFYFDIIHDKLIFLNDFKNQDIKPITSVETFITLHSNDLSISKKGYWDQIQNINLEGREELTMFLWEHRSNIAKLYRDMIPYVDDRQKFSIQKNTIQIQYTKDYDVTIKIGNKVFTFSNWRDFPVYITGGWFEEYVYIQFKPLLENQIIYDLRIGLEIAFKDKGNQNNSFGLSKLKNIIGDTYQELDIIFTDGKKLYIVECKAGNIKSDHIMKLQNITRYFGGLKGEGILASCFPPNSQVVKKKIADSNNITLLTGRNFNMDMNSIFT; encoded by the coding sequence ATGAAAAAAGTATTAATAACATGGTATGGGATTACAGATTTAAGAGCATCTCTAAGTATAGAATATGGTGATGGTCCAATATTAAGTGCATTAAAAGCAGAAAGTTATACTGATGTACTAATTTTAGGATATACAAATAAAGAAAAGGGAAATATTGAACAAAATATTTTTGAGAATGATTTAGAAAAAGCACAAAGTAATTTTATAAGTAATAAGCAAACTGAACTATGGAATTTTATAAATACTTATTCAAATACAGACTTAGCACATACTAACTTTATTAACTGGGTTAAAAGAGAGCTCAAAGAGAATAAAAAAAACACGGAAGTTAGTTTTCATTCCGTTAAATTGACTCATTTGAATGATACTGAGGGTATTTATGATATTGCTGTTCAAGCATTAGATATAGTAGCATCATGGAATGTTGAAAAAGAAGTCTTTTTTTATTTAAGCCCAGGCACTCCTGTAATGGCTTTTGTTTGGGCTTTTGCGGCATTAAGACAACCAAATTTAAAGAAAAACCTTCTTGTTTCACCAATTGCAAATAAAAAACCTGAAATTGTTTCTCTACCTCAAGAGTGGTTAGATTGGCACAGTAAACAAATAGTTGATTCTGATAAACATATTGAAGAATATGATATTTTATTTCATCTTTTTGGAGAACAAAGAATGCCTAGCTTATTGGGTGTTTTACAATTCCCAAGTCAAAAACATGTATTTATTAATTCTGAACAATATCCAGCTAAAATAATGAAGCAGTTTATTGGTAATTCAAGCTTTGATGAATTGAAAATAAATCCATTTGACCCATCAGATGTAAAAGAAAAAATTCTAACCTATCTTCAAAACACATCTTCTCATCAAAAAATTGGTTTTAATTTAACTGGTGGGACAAAACTTATGTATGCAGGGGCGTTAGCAGCATGTAAAAAGATAAATGCAACACCTTTTTACTTCGATATTATTCACGATAAATTAATTTTTCTAAATGATTTCAAAAATCAAGATATTAAACCTATAACCTCTGTAGAAACTTTTATTACGTTACATAGTAATGATTTATCAATATCCAAAAAAGGATATTGGGATCAAATTCAAAATATTAACTTAGAAGGAAGAGAAGAATTAACTATGTTTCTTTGGGAACACCGATCAAATATAGCAAAACTTTATAGGGATATGATTCCTTATGTAGATGACAGACAAAAATTTTCTATACAAAAGAATACAATTCAAATACAATATACAAAAGATTATGATGTTACTATAAAAATTGGAAATAAAGTCTTTACTTTCTCAAACTGGAGGGATTTTCCCGTATACATTACTGGAGGATGGTTTGAAGAGTATGTATATATCCAATTTAAACCACTACTCGAAAATCAAATCATTTACGACCTTAGAATAGGACTAGAAATCGCCTTTAAAGATAAAGGAAATCAGAATAATTCATTTGGTTTAAGCAAACTAAAGAATATTATTGGAGATACTTATCAAGAGCTTGATATCATTTTTACAGATGGGAAAAAATTATATATTGTAGAGTGTAAAGCAGGTAACATAAAAAGTGATCATATAATGAAACTGCAAAACATTACTAGATATTTTGGTGGTTTAAAAGGTGAAGGAATTTTAGCTTCTTGTTTTCCCCCTAATAGTCAAGTAGTTAAGAAGAAAATAGCTGATTCAAACAATATTACACTCCTTACAGGCAGAAATTTCAATATGGATATGAATAGTATTTTTACTTAA
- a CDS encoding ATP-dependent DNA helicase, with the protein MKILNKETYKLSLHQEEVFTQIVSQLDTKVSSILKSTNIEDYLLSLTGPAGTGKTFLTTQIAKYLVEKRKESEYPMSSDFDFTITAPTHKAVGVLSKLLRENNIQSSCKTIHSFLGIKPFIDYTTGEEKFVVDKTNKRKDRTSILIVDESSMIGNTLYEYILEAIEDKRVNVVLFIGDPYQLLPIENSKNEIYDLPNRFFLSEVVRQAENSYIIRVATKLRERIKNQDFISLQQFFQENMEDEITFFHNKEAFLEDFYKEEEWYKENKILATYKNKDVDAFNKIIRNKFWEQKGNTTPSTLLAGDMIRFKDAYTVGDITIYHNGQELQLGSTEVKYHDSLHIEYWECKSIYALEQQVFRVVNPDSEAVFNQKLQSLATKAKQAKFPDNKKLWKLYYETRNMFANVQYIHASTIHKLQGSTYDVSYIDIFSLVHNHYMSDEEKYRLLYVAITRASKDIKIFMSAFDRTSDEKVIINNQNSETMNTLKQLHDIDIILKDLDL; encoded by the coding sequence ATGAAAATATTAAATAAAGAGACATACAAATTATCATTACATCAAGAAGAGGTTTTTACCCAAATAGTTTCTCAACTTGATACGAAAGTAAGTTCTATTCTAAAGAGTACGAATATTGAAGATTATTTATTGTCTCTTACTGGTCCTGCTGGAACTGGTAAAACATTCTTAACAACTCAGATAGCTAAGTATCTAGTGGAAAAACGCAAAGAATCAGAATATCCAATGAGTTCTGATTTTGACTTTACAATCACAGCCCCAACACATAAGGCAGTAGGTGTTTTATCAAAACTACTTCGTGAAAACAATATCCAATCAAGTTGCAAAACAATACACTCCTTCCTTGGTATTAAACCATTTATAGATTATACAACGGGAGAAGAGAAATTTGTTGTAGATAAAACTAACAAAAGAAAAGATAGAACTTCTATATTGATAGTTGATGAAAGCTCTATGATTGGAAACACACTTTATGAGTATATTTTAGAAGCGATTGAAGATAAAAGAGTAAATGTTGTTTTATTTATTGGCGATCCGTATCAGCTACTTCCTATTGAGAACAGTAAAAATGAGATATATGACTTGCCAAATAGATTTTTCCTCTCAGAAGTTGTTAGGCAAGCTGAAAATAGCTATATTATCAGAGTAGCTACTAAATTAAGAGAAAGAATCAAAAATCAAGATTTCATAAGTTTACAGCAGTTTTTTCAAGAAAATATGGAAGATGAAATTACATTTTTTCACAATAAAGAAGCATTCTTGGAAGATTTTTACAAAGAAGAGGAGTGGTATAAAGAGAATAAAATCCTAGCAACTTACAAGAACAAAGACGTTGACGCTTTTAACAAAATTATTAGAAATAAATTTTGGGAACAAAAAGGCAATACTACGCCTTCGACACTTCTTGCAGGAGATATGATTAGGTTTAAAGATGCTTATACAGTGGGCGACATTACCATATATCATAATGGGCAAGAGTTGCAATTAGGAAGTACTGAAGTGAAATATCATGACTCATTACATATTGAGTATTGGGAGTGTAAATCTATCTATGCTTTAGAACAACAAGTATTTAGAGTTGTTAATCCAGATAGTGAAGCAGTATTTAATCAAAAACTACAATCGCTTGCAACAAAAGCAAAACAAGCAAAATTTCCTGACAATAAAAAACTATGGAAACTTTACTATGAAACAAGAAATATGTTTGCCAATGTACAATACATTCATGCTTCGACTATACACAAACTTCAGGGAAGCACATACGACGTATCCTACATCGATATATTTTCATTAGTCCATAATCACTATATGAGTGATGAAGAAAAGTATAGACTGTTATATGTAGCCATTACAAGAGCAAGTAAAGATATTAAAATTTTCATGAGTGCTTTTGATAGAACATCGGATGAGAAAGTTATAATCAATAATCAGAATAGTGAAACTATGAATACCTTAAAACAGTTGCATGATATTGATATTATTTTAAAAGATTTAGATTTATAA
- a CDS encoding AAA family ATPase, whose translation MIKKTVIINRAVPGSGKTTITNCIVLELKKNDLQVVVHSTDEYFMQQGKYIFDIKNLKKYHQENFASFQESIENQIDVIICDNTNIAPWQTEAYTQLAREHNYKILILTLDPRELEQHVQSQLITDEKTDAHGVDEEILLRMIREYEVFDDLLNTKTVIDPNKHMHYEWDEEKTKKIIIGTAKYFDSDLIIRILPDEYKNIQSVIGSKILKLIKE comes from the coding sequence ATGATTAAAAAAACAGTTATAATAAATAGAGCAGTACCAGGTAGTGGTAAAACAACAATTACTAATTGTATTGTTCTTGAACTTAAAAAAAATGACTTACAAGTTGTGGTACACTCAACAGATGAATATTTTATGCAACAAGGAAAGTATATATTTGATATTAAAAATCTTAAAAAATATCATCAAGAAAATTTTGCTTCGTTCCAAGAAAGTATTGAAAACCAAATAGACGTAATTATTTGTGATAATACAAATATAGCTCCTTGGCAAACAGAAGCATATACTCAACTTGCTAGAGAACATAATTATAAAATATTAATATTAACATTAGATCCTAGAGAACTAGAACAACATGTACAGTCTCAATTAATAACAGATGAAAAGACTGATGCACATGGAGTGGATGAAGAGATCCTATTGAGGATGATAAGAGAATATGAAGTATTTGACGATTTACTAAATACAAAGACAGTAATTGACCCGAATAAGCATATGCATTATGAATGGGATGAAGAAAAAACAAAAAAGATAATAATTGGTACAGCTAAATATTTTGATAGTGACTTAATTATAAGAATATTACCAGATGAATATAAAAATATTCAATCTGTTATAGGCAGTAAAATATTAAAATTAATCAAGGAATAA
- a CDS encoding translation initiation factor IF-2 N-terminal domain-containing protein, with product MIEKIRIHEIANELGITSKDVVEKASELGIEVKSAQSTVTIQEAESLMNFIMNSDTSTQEVEVKASSSSKSEIHKAVVEKEEPSEEKYTDDQTNNGETKMTKEELANEMGVGIDMVTKICKDLGIENTEITKEAQVDIKIKYLALFKKKLIDQNTQFKQEKTEFEKYMKEQKQALEEKLIEEELKHKTKLEEQKIKTLTQLKDEFLKSIKTDYEKIHTKLDDLIQKELKLTQWQQELNQSEKMFSQAKEIFESQKEKVLNEYKEEIANEKEIFTHRQEAQKVSKLEEINKIIEELYKTKEIDINKKEESIIQKESKLKIQENEILAKEKYLESQEDLLYKQAKEKVSEEIKTYQDKLKYHELEIQKLKEELFDLKDELDEHEKFKDRDLPQELKEKNSELRILKEKIEEIRKQKREIESKKEIDFLSFEVEMKNLYQENQNFRIEIESIEQLRSENNILSEKLKEISFLKSENQILQNRLDSMNQLFTQSKEKELRVEDIRREPFLKRELDSEINVTDEIKYLDSIESNMKTYGVEYPRRLLNAFHTALKSAEYSPLTVLAGVSGTGKSELPKLYSHFGGFNFLAEAVQPTWDSPESMLGYYNTIENKFDSSNILKFLLQTAQSKNDSQFGWQESMNMILLDEMNLSHIELYFAEFLSKFELRRGKDGVNLDIKLGAGMNYPLPLDRNVLWIGTMNEDETTKALSDKVLDRSFAINFPRPDKLLSRGKLKTLDEIKKFEYLNRDTWNKWLQKESVFTKDNIEVLYKYKDIANKINDYLTPTGRAIGHRVWQSMEYYINNHPLVIQNIHNEDELALNVKYAFEEQLVQKIMPKLRGIETHGKEKEVLHNIREIIHQNDFKITEDFELSMDNPYGQFIWNSANYLKED from the coding sequence ATGATAGAAAAAATAAGAATACACGAAATTGCAAATGAGCTAGGAATAACTTCTAAAGACGTTGTTGAAAAAGCTTCGGAACTGGGCATAGAAGTAAAGTCAGCACAAAGTACAGTAACAATACAAGAAGCTGAAAGTTTGATGAACTTCATTATGAATAGCGATACATCAACACAAGAAGTAGAAGTTAAGGCTTCCTCTTCATCAAAAAGTGAAATTCATAAAGCTGTAGTTGAAAAAGAAGAACCATCTGAAGAAAAATATACTGACGATCAAACAAATAATGGAGAGACTAAAATGACGAAAGAAGAATTAGCCAATGAAATGGGTGTAGGTATCGATATGGTTACAAAAATTTGTAAAGACTTAGGTATTGAAAATACTGAAATTACCAAAGAAGCGCAAGTTGACATAAAAATCAAATATCTAGCATTATTTAAAAAGAAACTGATCGATCAAAACACTCAGTTTAAACAAGAAAAAACTGAGTTTGAAAAGTATATGAAGGAACAAAAACAAGCTTTAGAAGAAAAACTCATTGAAGAAGAATTAAAGCATAAAACAAAATTAGAAGAACAAAAAATAAAAACCCTGACACAATTAAAAGATGAGTTTTTAAAAAGTATAAAAACTGATTATGAAAAAATTCATACTAAGTTAGATGATCTGATACAAAAAGAGTTAAAGCTTACACAATGGCAACAAGAGCTTAATCAATCGGAAAAAATGTTTTCTCAAGCCAAAGAGATATTTGAATCTCAAAAAGAGAAAGTGTTAAATGAGTATAAAGAAGAAATAGCTAATGAAAAAGAGATTTTTACTCACCGACAAGAAGCACAAAAAGTAAGTAAACTTGAAGAGATAAATAAAATAATAGAAGAATTGTATAAAACTAAAGAGATTGATATAAATAAAAAAGAAGAAAGTATAATACAAAAAGAGAGTAAACTTAAAATTCAAGAGAATGAAATTTTAGCTAAAGAAAAATATTTAGAATCTCAAGAAGACCTGCTATATAAACAAGCTAAAGAAAAAGTTAGTGAAGAGATAAAAACTTATCAAGATAAGTTAAAATATCATGAGCTAGAGATTCAAAAACTAAAAGAAGAATTATTTGATTTAAAAGATGAACTTGATGAACATGAAAAATTTAAAGATAGAGACTTACCACAAGAGTTAAAAGAAAAAAATAGTGAGCTGAGAATCTTGAAAGAAAAAATTGAAGAGATTCGAAAACAAAAACGTGAAATAGAAAGTAAAAAAGAGATTGATTTTCTATCATTTGAGGTAGAAATGAAAAATTTATACCAAGAAAACCAAAATTTTAGAATTGAAATTGAAAGCATAGAACAATTAAGAAGTGAAAATAATATATTATCTGAAAAACTCAAAGAGATAAGTTTTTTAAAATCGGAAAATCAAATATTACAGAATAGACTTGATAGCATGAATCAACTCTTTACTCAATCCAAAGAGAAAGAGCTTAGAGTTGAAGACATAAGAAGGGAGCCTTTCTTAAAACGAGAGTTAGACTCTGAAATAAATGTAACAGATGAGATAAAATATTTGGATTCAATTGAGTCTAATATGAAAACATATGGAGTTGAGTATCCAAGAAGATTACTAAATGCATTTCATACCGCACTTAAAAGTGCCGAGTACTCTCCATTGACTGTTTTAGCAGGTGTAAGTGGAACAGGTAAATCTGAACTTCCAAAACTTTATTCACATTTTGGTGGATTCAACTTTTTAGCAGAAGCCGTTCAACCTACTTGGGATTCTCCAGAATCAATGTTGGGATATTATAATACCATTGAAAATAAATTTGATTCATCAAATATATTGAAATTTTTACTTCAAACCGCACAAAGTAAAAATGATTCACAATTTGGCTGGCAAGAAAGTATGAATATGATACTTTTAGATGAAATGAACTTATCTCATATAGAGCTTTATTTTGCAGAATTTCTAAGTAAGTTTGAATTAAGACGAGGGAAAGACGGAGTAAATTTAGATATTAAACTTGGTGCCGGTATGAATTATCCACTACCATTAGATAGAAATGTCCTCTGGATTGGAACAATGAATGAAGATGAAACTACAAAAGCACTTTCAGACAAGGTATTAGATAGAAGTTTTGCAATTAATTTTCCAAGACCTGATAAACTTTTAAGCAGGGGAAAATTAAAAACTCTTGATGAAATAAAAAAGTTTGAATATTTAAATAGAGATACTTGGAACAAATGGCTACAAAAGGAATCTGTATTCACAAAAGATAATATAGAAGTATTGTATAAATATAAAGATATTGCAAATAAAATTAATGATTATTTAACACCTACTGGAAGAGCCATAGGACATAGAGTATGGCAATCAATGGAATATTATATTAATAATCATCCATTAGTTATTCAAAATATTCATAATGAAGATGAACTAGCTTTAAATGTTAAATATGCATTTGAAGAGCAACTAGTACAAAAGATAATGCCAAAATTAAGAGGAATTGAAACACATGGAAAAGAGAAAGAAGTATTACATAATATTCGGGAAATAATACATCAAAATGATTTTAAAATAACAGAAGATTTTGAATTATCTATGGATAACCCTTATGGACAATTTATATGGAATAGTGCAAATTACCTAAAAGAAGATTAG
- a CDS encoding AAA domain-containing protein has translation MILDAIKTDTVFQVEVKNLNSTRVEIGLGFLKYDNNYSIFINEKIYKIEIIDKNKLDEIDFFFQVKNYTAIINIIEASRDKYFTMEIIFFSYPIRNLFVPFYVSIDEEILATARKRKIIKNKDDINYLAKVLKEKISIKINNETYFLVSSGNSSKEEIFQFLTATHVNNIKNLKNQIEKIENNITLNNLEKEEQIKIKKFIIKEEEEYIDKCPQQTVMKELAFSIYGDMIHLPVKKDITEAGDYRFTATKLVSYKNNIKKDSLQLIKADIEFKNGLVSEKIAKDLGNIVENDDSYLKKWDEYSKLEGEILLKKAKAIGELKLLDDPIPTADGYDLKFESIPEELEENDYLSFVDVIPSYIKDDYSWDEYIAQLEQRNTLGLKKETIETFQISKVEHGLVTIKTDKNISKLKNKKNILSIYGDQVQIERKLEARKRLLTGKSANPFLGLIIEDTENIKKYQNNKKAKKIEGLTESIENKIFSNTPTDNQMEAIDIALNTPDIAIIQGPPGTGKTTIVTAIIEILNEQADKTAQTKGDILVTGIQHDAVENIISRLNVNGLPTPKFGKKSTTLVDITSFENVMKWGNEISTNVKENLPELSNYQKIKDLEQYFDIYIKTPSQRLAIKLLKHIIFELSTLLNSKTLLYSNELLESFEQSTVDNVEKLKYIYALRTTMIAFNDDGEKRNEDLLASGIGQLLNKEEKNILQNVDSDLDAYLIKIQKLKYSLINRLYPRTIFKAEKPNNEIIKLKDDIEKELSMGGTTKDKLSSVLANYINELENNPFALKSLIEEYSFVFSSTTQQSMGKDITKAKKIAKEDSVVYDTVIIDEAARVSPMDLLIVMVQAKRRIILVGDHRQLPHIVDENVIKDSELSEDDFITKSMFGYLKDRAKKLESYDGIKRAITLKNQYRTHPLLGKFISENFYDMHKEGFESPLKDVQKYFYQGLKEIENTPAIWIDVKNSECKEEGAWSRECEATKIVDYLRKWIFSEEGKKFDFGIITFYRKQVTLIENKIKQEFSKDERESFKDRLKVGTVDSFQGMEFDIVFLSVVRSKNVKQINSKLKNYNLFGFLISKNRLCVSMSRQKKSLIVVGDREFFNSERSKQDVEELYNFLQLCEDKGKIL, from the coding sequence ATGATTTTAGATGCAATTAAAACAGATACAGTATTTCAAGTTGAAGTAAAAAACTTAAATAGCACTAGAGTAGAGATTGGACTTGGATTTTTAAAGTATGATAATAACTATTCTATATTTATCAATGAAAAAATATATAAGATTGAAATAATTGATAAAAACAAGTTAGATGAAATAGATTTTTTCTTTCAAGTGAAAAATTATACAGCAATTATCAATATCATTGAAGCATCGAGAGATAAGTACTTTACAATGGAAATTATATTTTTTTCTTACCCTATTAGAAATTTATTTGTACCTTTTTATGTTTCAATAGATGAAGAAATTTTGGCAACAGCAAGAAAAAGAAAAATTATAAAAAACAAAGATGATATAAATTATCTTGCAAAAGTATTAAAAGAAAAAATATCAATTAAAATCAATAATGAAACATATTTTTTAGTGTCAAGTGGGAATTCATCAAAAGAAGAAATTTTTCAATTTTTAACAGCAACACATGTAAATAATATAAAAAATCTTAAAAATCAAATTGAAAAGATTGAGAACAACATTACACTTAATAATTTGGAAAAAGAAGAACAAATAAAGATAAAGAAATTTATTATTAAAGAAGAAGAAGAGTATATAGATAAGTGTCCTCAGCAAACAGTTATGAAAGAACTTGCTTTTTCTATTTATGGAGATATGATTCACTTACCAGTTAAAAAAGATATTACAGAAGCTGGTGACTATAGATTTACTGCTACAAAATTAGTCTCATATAAAAATAATATTAAAAAAGACTCTTTACAGCTTATAAAAGCAGATATAGAATTTAAAAATGGCTTAGTTAGTGAAAAAATAGCTAAAGATTTAGGCAATATAGTAGAGAACGATGATAGTTATTTGAAAAAATGGGATGAATATTCGAAGCTTGAAGGTGAAATACTCTTAAAAAAAGCAAAAGCTATAGGTGAATTAAAATTATTAGATGACCCCATACCAACTGCTGATGGTTATGATCTAAAGTTTGAATCAATTCCTGAAGAACTAGAGGAAAATGATTATTTATCATTTGTTGATGTAATTCCTTCATATATCAAAGATGATTATTCGTGGGATGAATACATAGCACAACTTGAACAAAGGAATACTCTAGGATTAAAAAAGGAAACAATAGAAACTTTCCAGATATCTAAGGTCGAGCATGGTTTAGTAACTATAAAAACAGATAAAAATATATCTAAGTTGAAAAATAAAAAAAATATATTATCTATTTATGGTGATCAAGTACAAATAGAGAGGAAACTTGAAGCTAGAAAAAGATTACTCACCGGAAAGAGCGCAAACCCATTTTTAGGATTAATCATTGAAGATACTGAAAATATAAAAAAGTATCAAAATAATAAAAAAGCAAAGAAAATAGAAGGATTAACAGAAAGCATTGAAAATAAAATTTTCAGTAATACTCCGACAGACAATCAAATGGAAGCTATTGATATAGCATTAAACACTCCAGATATTGCTATTATTCAAGGACCACCAGGAACTGGAAAAACGACTATTGTAACTGCCATTATCGAAATACTTAATGAACAGGCTGATAAAACTGCACAAACAAAAGGAGATATCCTTGTAACTGGAATTCAACATGATGCCGTAGAAAACATTATTTCAAGACTCAATGTCAATGGCCTACCCACTCCAAAGTTTGGAAAAAAGTCCACTACATTAGTGGATATCACCTCTTTTGAAAATGTAATGAAGTGGGGTAATGAAATTTCTACAAATGTAAAAGAAAACTTACCAGAACTCAGTAATTATCAAAAAATAAAAGATTTAGAACAGTACTTTGATATATATATTAAAACTCCATCACAAAGACTAGCAATAAAATTATTAAAACATATTATTTTTGAGTTATCAACTTTGTTAAATTCAAAAACTCTTCTTTATTCAAACGAGCTATTAGAGAGTTTTGAACAATCAACAGTAGATAATGTAGAAAAATTAAAATATATTTACGCATTAAGAACCACCATGATTGCTTTTAATGATGATGGTGAAAAAAGAAATGAAGATTTATTAGCCTCAGGTATAGGTCAGTTATTAAACAAGGAAGAGAAAAATATTTTACAAAATGTAGATAGTGATTTAGATGCCTATTTGATAAAAATACAGAAATTAAAATACTCACTAATCAATAGACTCTATCCAAGAACTATATTTAAAGCAGAAAAGCCAAATAATGAAATAATTAAATTAAAGGATGATATAGAAAAAGAATTGTCCATGGGCGGAACAACAAAGGATAAACTTAGTAGTGTTTTAGCTAACTATATTAATGAGCTTGAAAATAATCCATTTGCTTTAAAATCATTGATAGAAGAGTATAGCTTTGTATTTTCATCAACAACTCAACAATCAATGGGGAAAGATATTACAAAAGCAAAAAAAATAGCGAAAGAAGATTCTGTAGTATATGATACTGTCATTATAGATGAAGCGGCAAGAGTATCACCTATGGATTTATTAATAGTAATGGTTCAAGCGAAAAGAAGAATTATTTTAGTGGGTGATCATAGACAACTGCCCCATATTGTAGATGAGAATGTTATAAAAGACAGTGAACTCAGTGAGGATGATTTTATAACAAAAAGTATGTTTGGTTATCTCAAGGATAGAGCAAAAAAACTAGAAAGCTATGATGGTATCAAGAGAGCAATCACACTTAAAAATCAATATAGAACACATCCATTATTAGGAAAATTCATAAGTGAGAATTTTTATGATATGCATAAGGAAGGATTTGAATCACCATTAAAAGATGTGCAAAAATACTTTTATCAAGGTTTAAAAGAAATTGAGAATACTCCTGCAATTTGGATTGATGTTAAAAATAGTGAATGTAAAGAAGAAGGGGCGTGGAGTAGAGAGTGCGAAGCAACAAAAATTGTAGACTATCTTAGAAAATGGATATTCTCAGAAGAAGGTAAAAAATTTGATTTTGGAATAATTACATTTTACAGGAAGCAAGTAACATTGATAGAGAATAAAATAAAGCAAGAATTTTCTAAAGATGAAAGAGAATCTTTTAAGGATAGACTCAAAGTAGGAACCGTTGACTCATTTCAAGGAATGGAATTTGATATTGTCTTTTTATCAGTAGTAAGAAGTAAAAATGTAAAACAAATAAATAGCAAATTAAAGAATTATAATCTATTTGGATTTTTAATTTCAAAGAATAGACTTTGTGTAAGCATGAGTAGGCAAAAAAAGAGTTTAATAGTTGTAGGTGATAGGGAGTTTTTTAATAGTGAAAGATCGAAACAAGATGTTGAGGAATTGTATAATTTTTTACAATTATGTGAAGATAAAGGTAAGATATTATGA